Proteins encoded by one window of Bradyrhizobium sp. B097:
- a CDS encoding IS481 family transposase, producing MRDNSYDRTIERNYLQKWRFLIPEYEAVKAGRSELFKRVGDFYRHHGTCSQTFRKYYNRYLQSGDEADLLPRRRGPKWRERREPAGIEAEIIACRRRGMNRYEIHAVLREQRDTVPSPVTIYRVLRRHQLNRRTPAMREEKRRIIKDKLGELGHVDLHQLPRDMFLAPPSVTAYIVSLIDSCSRLAWAEVLASKKALPVMFKTLKMINTLNVTYGLAFQEILSDNGAEFASRNNPQEHPFEAMLLELGIKHRYTRPYRPQTNGKVERFWRTLDEDVIEGATFDNLDHFANELFEYLIYYNNHRPHQALAGQTPKAFAATKTTAIQSAN from the coding sequence ATGCGCGATAACAGCTACGACCGGACGATCGAACGTAACTATCTGCAGAAGTGGCGATTTCTGATCCCGGAGTATGAGGCAGTAAAGGCTGGCCGATCGGAGCTGTTCAAACGGGTGGGGGATTTCTACCGCCACCATGGGACCTGCTCGCAGACGTTCCGTAAGTATTACAATCGCTATTTGCAGAGCGGCGACGAAGCGGATTTGTTGCCGCGCCGCCGCGGCCCCAAATGGCGGGAGCGGCGCGAGCCGGCAGGGATCGAGGCGGAGATCATCGCTTGCCGCAGGCGAGGGATGAACCGTTACGAGATCCATGCGGTCTTGCGCGAGCAGCGGGACACAGTACCTTCGCCGGTGACGATCTACCGGGTGCTGCGACGCCATCAGCTAAACCGCCGCACGCCGGCGATGCGTGAGGAGAAACGTCGCATTATCAAGGACAAGCTCGGGGAACTGGGCCACGTCGATCTGCATCAATTGCCGCGCGATATGTTCCTCGCGCCACCCTCGGTCACGGCCTACATCGTCAGCTTGATCGACAGTTGCTCGCGTCTGGCCTGGGCCGAGGTCCTGGCCTCCAAGAAGGCACTGCCAGTCATGTTCAAGACGCTGAAGATGATCAACACCCTCAACGTCACCTATGGGCTCGCCTTCCAGGAAATCCTGTCCGACAACGGTGCCGAGTTCGCCTCCCGCAACAATCCTCAGGAACATCCCTTCGAGGCCATGCTGCTCGAACTTGGCATCAAGCACCGCTACACCAGACCCTATCGACCGCAGACCAATGGCAAGGTCGAGCGCTTCTGGCGCACCCTCGACGAGGACGTGATCGAGGGCGCCACCTTCGACAACCTCGACCACTTCGCCAATGAGCTGTTCGAGTATCTGATTTACTACAACAACCACAGGCCTCACCAAGCCCTAGCAGGACAAACGCCAAAGGCCTTCGCCGCTACCAAGACCACCGCGATCCAATCAGCGAATTAG
- a CDS encoding cold-shock protein → MATGTVKWFNGQKGFGFIEPSDGSKDVFVHISAVERAGLTGLAEGQKVSFELKTDKMRGKTSAENLQIV, encoded by the coding sequence ATGGCGACAGGTACTGTGAAGTGGTTCAACGGCCAGAAGGGCTTTGGTTTCATCGAGCCGAGCGACGGCAGCAAGGATGTGTTCGTTCACATCAGCGCAGTCGAGCGTGCCGGTCTGACCGGCCTCGCTGAAGGCCAGAAGGTCTCGTTCGAGCTGAAGACCGACAAGATGCGCGGCAAGACCAGCGCTGAGAATCTTCAGATCGTCTGA
- a CDS encoding adenylate/guanylate cyclase domain-containing protein, with protein MNGAPDKGKNWFLRGGLFAKYVLALVGLVVFVLAVNGALETWISYRGIRSTLTDAMSEKADATAKRIEQSIADLERQISWVTRASSNTIELRRADYAQLLGQVPAVNQLTLINGQGREVLRLSRQTYTLNSNADFSRDLRFTEAIERGTAYAPAYFRDERPYMSIGEQHSGFNAGVTVAEIDLRFLNDYFGDSQIGRTAYAYLVDAKGRVLASSSKGPEVGKDLAALPQVAAVLSPSGRRIASGKDVDGNAVLTTATAAPDLGWHVFVEQPTAQALSPIRDQLVRIALLIALGLVVAIIAGTILARRMLVPITALRTGARRLGDGDFGHRIEVKTADELEELAGQFNSMASQLAETYSGLEGKVKERTRDLAQSINELKVLEEVGRAVASSLDLNAVLPTVAARALEITHADAVLIYGYDAAHRTFNLTQSIGIDAEAEGHHRAIDAANSPLGEAAAKGEPLAFPDLAASPDDPPDHPLRDVVVGAGFHSVLVVPLVDQQGVLGSLVVLRKTAGDFPASLIGLMKTFAHQAVLAMRNARLFTEVDQKSHALEQANTTVREQADKLREQTEQLKDWNKSLEQRVETQLGEIERIRRLERFLAPQVAQLIASSDNPEGLLDSHRREVTVVFCDLRGFTAFTEATEPEEAMNVLREYHAALGKLIFKYEGTLDKYAGDGVMILFNAPIQLADHTARAVRMAVEMRDTVGPLTEKWRNRGHTLGFGIGIALGYATLGQVGFEQRLEYAAIGSVTNLASRLCGEAKAGQIVVSRRVYGMVEPHVEGRAIDDLVLKGFNHPILAAEILSWKGEPSAEAAAE; from the coding sequence ATGAACGGGGCACCGGACAAGGGCAAGAACTGGTTCCTGCGCGGCGGCCTGTTCGCCAAATACGTCCTCGCGCTGGTCGGCCTCGTCGTGTTCGTGCTCGCGGTCAACGGCGCGCTCGAGACCTGGATCAGCTATCGCGGCATCAGGAGCACGCTGACGGATGCGATGAGCGAGAAGGCGGACGCCACCGCCAAGCGCATCGAGCAGTCGATCGCCGATCTCGAGCGGCAGATCTCCTGGGTGACCCGCGCCTCCTCCAACACGATCGAGCTGCGCCGCGCCGACTATGCCCAGCTGCTCGGCCAGGTGCCGGCGGTGAACCAGCTCACTTTGATCAACGGCCAGGGCCGCGAGGTGCTGCGGCTGTCGCGCCAGACCTACACGCTGAATTCCAACGCCGACTTCTCCCGCGACCTCCGCTTCACCGAGGCGATCGAGCGCGGCACCGCCTACGCGCCGGCGTATTTTCGCGACGAGCGGCCCTATATGTCGATCGGCGAGCAGCATTCCGGCTTCAATGCCGGCGTCACAGTGGCCGAGATCGACCTGCGTTTCCTTAACGACTATTTCGGCGATTCCCAGATCGGCCGCACGGCCTATGCCTATCTCGTCGACGCCAAGGGTCGCGTGCTGGCGAGTTCGTCGAAGGGCCCGGAGGTCGGCAAGGACCTCGCCGCGCTGCCGCAGGTCGCGGCGGTCCTGTCGCCGAGCGGCAGACGGATCGCCTCCGGCAAGGATGTCGACGGCAACGCGGTGCTGACGACCGCGACCGCAGCGCCGGACCTCGGCTGGCACGTGTTTGTCGAGCAGCCGACCGCGCAGGCGCTCTCGCCGATCCGCGACCAGCTGGTGCGCATCGCGCTTTTGATCGCGCTCGGCCTCGTGGTCGCGATCATCGCCGGCACGATTTTGGCGCGACGCATGCTGGTGCCGATCACGGCGCTGCGCACCGGCGCGCGGCGGCTCGGCGATGGCGACTTCGGCCACCGCATCGAGGTGAAGACCGCGGATGAGCTCGAAGAGCTCGCCGGGCAATTCAACAGCATGGCCTCGCAGCTGGCCGAGACCTATTCCGGCCTCGAAGGCAAGGTGAAGGAGCGCACCCGCGACCTCGCGCAATCGATCAACGAGCTGAAGGTGCTGGAGGAGGTCGGCCGCGCGGTGGCGTCCTCGCTCGACCTCAACGCCGTGCTGCCGACGGTTGCCGCCCGCGCGCTCGAGATCACCCATGCCGACGCCGTGCTGATCTATGGCTACGACGCCGCACACCGCACGTTCAACCTGACGCAATCGATCGGCATCGACGCCGAAGCCGAGGGCCATCATCGCGCGATCGACGCCGCGAACAGCCCGCTCGGCGAGGCCGCGGCGAAGGGCGAGCCGCTGGCGTTTCCTGATCTCGCCGCAAGCCCTGATGATCCGCCCGATCATCCGCTGCGCGATGTCGTGGTCGGCGCCGGCTTCCACTCGGTGCTTGTCGTGCCGCTGGTCGATCAGCAGGGCGTGCTCGGCTCGCTGGTGGTGCTGCGCAAGACGGCCGGCGATTTCCCCGCGAGCCTGATCGGACTGATGAAGACTTTTGCGCACCAGGCCGTGCTGGCGATGCGCAATGCGCGGCTGTTCACCGAAGTGGACCAGAAGAGCCACGCGCTGGAGCAAGCCAACACCACCGTGCGCGAGCAGGCCGACAAGCTACGCGAGCAGACCGAGCAGCTCAAGGATTGGAACAAGTCGCTGGAGCAGCGGGTCGAGACCCAGCTCGGCGAGATCGAGCGCATCCGCAGGCTCGAGCGCTTCCTGGCGCCGCAGGTGGCGCAGCTGATCGCCTCCTCCGACAATCCCGAGGGCCTGCTCGACAGCCACCGGCGCGAGGTCACCGTCGTGTTCTGCGACCTGCGCGGCTTCACCGCCTTCACCGAGGCGACCGAGCCGGAAGAGGCGATGAACGTGCTGCGCGAATATCACGCCGCGCTCGGCAAGCTGATCTTCAAATACGAAGGCACGCTCGACAAATATGCCGGCGACGGCGTGATGATCCTGTTCAACGCGCCGATCCAGCTCGCCGACCACACCGCGCGCGCGGTGCGGATGGCGGTGGAGATGCGCGACACGGTCGGCCCTTTGACCGAGAAGTGGCGTAACCGCGGACATACCCTCGGCTTCGGCATCGGGATCGCGCTCGGCTACGCCACGCTCGGCCAGGTCGGCTTCGAGCAGCGGCTGGAATATGCCGCGATCGGCAGCGTCACCAACCTCGCCTCCCGGCTGTGCGGCGAGGCCAAGGCCGGCCAGATCGTGGTGAGCCGCCGCGTCTACGGCATGGTCGAACCCCATGTCGAAGGCCGCGCCATCGACGACCTCGTGCTGAAGGGTTTTAATCACCCGATCCTCGCTGCGGAGATCCTGAGCTGGAAGGGCGAGCCGTCAGCGGAAGCGGCGGCGGAGTGA
- a CDS encoding AsmA family protein: protein MRALKFAGAAIAVVIVIIALVAAVGIPSSFLTSAITERVERETGYTLSINGGARIGLWPTVSLALRDVVLQDPREREANNRFAADRVDAEMTLSSLWSGQPDITDLVIVKPVINLPLQRERTRDHNPPAKSSASERGGITIRHVSVSGGTIVFSNVRDRVENRIETLNADATIGSDRKIVVTGNARASDKPLKFEIRATAPQAPLERSSVPAEFSIDAPDLLPAPVKANAEVRLNGTVVMFNGVSGTLGDGGFTGWASVDFASNKPLVKLDLDFQRMTMALTPSQPDAAQPLGTNIWSNAPIDLGGLNYVDAQARISTPELVVGDGRFVQAAIDASVDSGVLKARLGNLGAYEGIANGDVTIDARAATPTYALRLDLAGVRALPLLKSLAEFDKLDGKMQAKFALTSQGSSARAIVGNLGGTAFVVFQDGKILGLNVAQMIRNLTTSTLSGWQQSEALSTDLSQLSASFKLDKGQAVTTDLNLIGPLVKMGGVGTVDLNTRQIGFRVEPQLVMTTEGQGRVGNPVGLGIPVMIEGPWVSPRIYPEMQGILDNPEAAYAKLKEMGKGLFGANGQGLNQGLNGLSNLLNGVQGGGTGAQPGTGQAPGGAAAGQNNPLGGQLGDTIGNLLQQGLSTLNQGNASRPSRSLAQPTPGAPPAAAPPPAPPPANTAEQHDNPAMNDVLRQLFNR, encoded by the coding sequence ATGAGAGCACTAAAATTCGCCGGGGCCGCCATCGCTGTCGTGATCGTGATCATCGCGCTGGTGGCCGCGGTCGGGATCCCGTCCTCGTTCCTCACATCGGCCATCACCGAGCGGGTCGAGCGGGAGACCGGCTACACGCTCAGCATCAATGGCGGCGCCAGGATTGGCCTCTGGCCGACCGTCAGTCTGGCGCTGCGCGACGTCGTGTTGCAGGACCCGCGCGAGCGCGAGGCCAACAACCGGTTCGCGGCTGATCGGGTCGACGCCGAGATGACGCTGTCGAGCCTGTGGTCGGGCCAGCCCGACATCACCGATCTCGTGATCGTCAAGCCGGTGATCAATCTGCCGTTGCAGCGCGAGCGCACCCGAGATCACAATCCGCCGGCGAAGTCTTCCGCCTCCGAGCGCGGTGGCATCACGATCCGGCATGTCAGCGTCAGCGGCGGCACCATCGTGTTCTCCAACGTGCGCGACCGGGTCGAGAACCGGATCGAGACGCTCAATGCGGATGCGACCATCGGCAGCGACCGCAAGATCGTCGTCACCGGCAATGCGCGCGCCAGTGACAAGCCGCTGAAGTTCGAGATCCGCGCGACCGCGCCGCAGGCGCCGCTGGAACGTTCGAGCGTGCCGGCCGAGTTCAGCATCGACGCGCCTGACTTGTTGCCTGCGCCGGTCAAGGCGAATGCCGAAGTGCGCCTGAACGGCACGGTGGTGATGTTCAACGGCGTATCCGGCACGCTCGGCGATGGCGGCTTCACCGGCTGGGCCTCGGTCGACTTCGCCAGCAACAAGCCGCTGGTGAAGCTCGATCTCGACTTCCAGCGCATGACGATGGCGCTAACGCCGAGCCAGCCCGATGCGGCGCAGCCATTGGGCACCAACATTTGGAGCAACGCACCGATCGACCTTGGCGGGCTCAATTATGTCGACGCGCAGGCGCGCATCTCGACGCCGGAGCTCGTGGTCGGCGACGGTCGCTTCGTGCAGGCGGCAATCGATGCGTCTGTTGACAGCGGCGTGCTGAAGGCCCGGCTCGGCAATCTCGGCGCCTATGAGGGCATCGCCAATGGCGACGTCACGATCGACGCGCGGGCCGCTACGCCGACCTACGCGCTGCGGCTCGATCTCGCCGGCGTGCGCGCGCTGCCGTTGCTGAAGAGCCTCGCCGAGTTCGACAAGCTCGACGGCAAGATGCAGGCGAAGTTCGCGCTGACCTCGCAAGGCAGCAGCGCACGCGCGATCGTCGGCAATCTCGGCGGCACCGCGTTCGTCGTGTTCCAGGACGGCAAGATCCTCGGCCTCAACGTCGCGCAGATGATCCGCAACCTCACCACCAGCACCTTGTCGGGCTGGCAGCAGAGTGAGGCACTGTCGACCGATCTCAGCCAGCTCTCGGCCTCGTTCAAGCTCGACAAGGGCCAGGCCGTGACCACCGACCTCAATCTGATCGGCCCGCTGGTGAAGATGGGCGGGGTCGGCACCGTCGATCTCAACACCCGCCAGATCGGGTTCCGCGTCGAGCCGCAGCTCGTGATGACCACCGAGGGCCAGGGCCGCGTCGGCAATCCGGTCGGCCTCGGCATCCCCGTGATGATCGAGGGGCCCTGGGTGTCCCCGCGGATCTATCCGGAGATGCAGGGCATCCTCGACAATCCAGAGGCCGCCTATGCCAAGCTCAAGGAGATGGGCAAGGGCCTGTTCGGGGCGAATGGCCAAGGCTTGAACCAAGGCCTCAACGGGCTCAGCAACCTCCTCAACGGCGTGCAGGGCGGCGGAACCGGCGCGCAGCCCGGCACGGGTCAGGCTCCGGGCGGTGCGGCCGCCGGCCAGAACAACCCGCTCGGCGGCCAGCTCGGCGACACCATCGGGAACCTGCTGCAGCAGGGCCTCTCCACCCTCAATCAGGGCAACGCCTCCCGCCCGAGCCGCAGCCTGGCCCAGCCCACCCCGGGCGCGCCGCCGGCGGCCGCGCCACCGCCCGCCCCTCCGCCGGCCAACACCGCCGAACAGCACGACAATCCCGCGATGAACGACGTGCTGCGTCAGCTGTTCAACCGCTGA
- a CDS encoding Crp/Fnr family transcriptional regulator yields MSKQAEFAVILKMNPMFADLGADELARLSGLCHTQQLAAGEVLFQKGDPGDALFGVRRGQMRIETGASDGSRLTLNFMGSGDLFGEVAVLDGQERTADATAGEPTELFVLRREDFLGFLEREPKVAVRLIELLCQRIRWQSERMEESVLQPLPVRLARRLCALAEDFGSEVHISQEQLGIFVGAARESVNRQLQTWRKDGIVDLQRGRIMLHNMTKLTAVARND; encoded by the coding sequence ATGAGCAAACAGGCCGAATTTGCGGTCATTCTGAAAATGAACCCTATGTTCGCCGATCTCGGTGCGGACGAATTGGCGCGGCTTTCCGGCCTCTGCCACACCCAGCAGCTCGCCGCCGGCGAGGTGCTGTTCCAGAAAGGCGATCCCGGCGATGCCCTGTTTGGGGTCCGCCGCGGCCAGATGCGCATCGAAACCGGTGCCTCCGACGGCAGCCGGCTCACGCTGAACTTCATGGGATCCGGCGACCTGTTCGGCGAAGTCGCCGTCCTCGACGGTCAGGAGCGCACCGCGGATGCGACCGCGGGCGAGCCCACCGAATTGTTCGTCCTGCGGCGGGAGGATTTCCTCGGCTTCCTCGAGCGCGAGCCGAAGGTCGCGGTCCGCCTGATCGAATTGCTGTGCCAGCGCATCCGCTGGCAGAGCGAGCGGATGGAAGAATCCGTGTTGCAACCGTTGCCGGTCCGCCTCGCACGCCGGCTGTGCGCGCTGGCCGAGGATTTCGGTTCCGAGGTGCACATCTCGCAGGAACAGCTCGGCATCTTCGTCGGCGCGGCGCGCGAGAGCGTCAACCGGCAGCTGCAGACCTGGCGCAAGGACGGCATCGTCGACCTGCAGCGCGGACGGATCATGTTGCACAACATGACCAAGCTGACGGCGGTCGCACGCAACGACTAA
- a CDS encoding helix-turn-helix transcriptional regulator, protein MKVAARRNDTAGLRVCRKQSGPVAAAHYAGQLQQVERPLAAMAASYPNESTSARHAHRRDQFILQTAGVTSMMTERGHFVVPPGHGLWIPAGVAHQSRAWGEVEIQTIYVTPDRVRNAPATCRLIRVSALVEALMEEAVHMPTRYDPEGRDGRLVDFLLDEIGRMPEVSLHVQVPPDPRLAAICEAVLVDPSSDLTLDQWADRSQLSRRTLTRLFRRETGQSFAAWRQRVRLLEALARLGAGEAVTCVALDVGYDSPSAFAAMFKRELGAAPRQYLRWANPEVVMR, encoded by the coding sequence TTGAAAGTCGCAGCGCGACGAAATGACACCGCCGGCTTGCGCGTGTGCCGCAAGCAATCCGGTCCCGTAGCCGCCGCGCATTATGCCGGACAACTGCAACAGGTCGAACGGCCGCTCGCAGCGATGGCGGCCTCTTATCCGAACGAAAGCACGAGCGCGCGACACGCGCATCGCCGCGATCAATTCATCCTGCAGACCGCAGGCGTGACCTCGATGATGACCGAGCGCGGCCATTTCGTCGTGCCGCCCGGCCATGGCCTGTGGATTCCAGCCGGCGTCGCGCACCAATCGCGTGCATGGGGTGAGGTCGAGATCCAGACCATCTATGTCACGCCGGATCGCGTGCGGAATGCGCCGGCAACCTGCCGCCTGATCAGGGTCTCCGCATTGGTCGAAGCGCTGATGGAAGAAGCGGTGCATATGCCGACCCGTTACGATCCGGAAGGGCGCGACGGCCGGCTGGTCGACTTCCTGCTCGATGAGATCGGCCGGATGCCCGAAGTGTCGTTGCATGTGCAGGTGCCGCCCGATCCGCGGCTCGCCGCGATCTGCGAAGCGGTGCTGGTCGATCCGAGTTCCGATCTCACGCTCGACCAATGGGCCGATCGCAGCCAGCTCAGCCGGCGAACATTGACGCGTCTGTTCCGGCGCGAGACCGGACAGAGCTTTGCGGCCTGGCGCCAGCGGGTGCGGCTGCTCGAAGCGTTGGCGCGGCTCGGCGCCGGCGAGGCCGTCACCTGCGTCGCGCTCGACGTCGGCTATGACAGCCCGAGCGCGTTCGCCGCGATGTTCAAGCGCGAACTCGGCGCCGCGCCGCGCCAGTATCTGCGCTGGGCCAATCCCGAAGTGGTGATGAGGTAG
- a CDS encoding ABC transporter substrate-binding protein, giving the protein MNRREFTKAMLACGAAIPFGITRAAGQTRGGTLNTIIQPEPPVLVTALNQQQPTLTLGGKIYEGLLKYGADLKPMPGMAQSWEVSPDGLTYTFKLFPGITFHDGKPMTSEDVVFSCMKLLVETHPRARQNFARVASAEAPDPLTVVFKLKQPFAPFIGCFDCTSAPIVPKHIYDGTDYRKNPENDKAIGTGPFKLKEWVRGSHVHLVRHDGYYLKDEPYLDEIVYRVIPDAASRALALENGTVQLVQWSDVEFYDVQRFKAQKNLEFTTKGYEYFAPHQWLEMNNRIAPMNDKRFRQAVMHLIDREAFSKRVYFGNAKIATGPISSKTRFYDPNVKRYEFSVDKAKALLDDMGLKVGANGKRAEIKYIVPPYGESYQRAGEFFRQSFARVGIDLVLVGTDMAGWAEKVGNWDYEMTQNLLYQLGDPALGVARTYISSNIKKGILFSNTQGYSNPEVDKLFDEAAITLDEAKRQELYSKVQQILVEDVPVAWTLEIEYPIIYDKAFKNIVTTGIGSHETFGSVYKS; this is encoded by the coding sequence ATGAACAGACGCGAATTCACCAAGGCGATGCTGGCCTGCGGTGCAGCCATCCCGTTCGGCATCACGCGGGCGGCGGGCCAGACCCGCGGTGGAACGCTCAACACCATCATCCAGCCCGAGCCGCCGGTTCTGGTGACCGCGCTGAACCAGCAGCAGCCGACCCTGACGCTCGGCGGCAAAATCTATGAAGGCCTGCTGAAATACGGCGCCGACCTCAAGCCGATGCCCGGCATGGCGCAGTCCTGGGAGGTCTCGCCTGACGGCCTGACCTACACATTCAAGCTGTTTCCCGGCATCACCTTCCACGACGGCAAGCCGATGACCTCGGAGGACGTGGTCTTCAGCTGCATGAAGCTGCTGGTGGAGACGCATCCGCGCGCGCGGCAGAACTTCGCCCGCGTGGCATCGGCCGAAGCGCCCGACCCGCTCACCGTCGTGTTCAAGCTGAAGCAGCCGTTCGCACCGTTCATCGGCTGTTTCGATTGCACCTCCGCGCCGATCGTGCCCAAGCACATCTACGACGGCACCGACTATCGCAAGAACCCGGAGAACGACAAGGCGATCGGCACCGGTCCCTTCAAGCTGAAGGAATGGGTGCGCGGCTCGCACGTTCACCTCGTCCGCCACGATGGCTACTATCTGAAGGACGAGCCCTATCTCGACGAGATCGTCTACCGCGTGATTCCGGACGCGGCGTCGCGTGCGCTCGCGCTGGAGAACGGCACCGTGCAACTCGTGCAATGGTCCGACGTCGAATTCTATGACGTGCAGCGCTTCAAGGCGCAGAAGAACCTCGAATTCACCACCAAGGGCTACGAGTATTTCGCGCCGCATCAGTGGCTCGAGATGAACAACCGCATCGCGCCGATGAACGACAAGCGGTTCCGGCAGGCGGTGATGCACCTGATCGATCGCGAGGCGTTCAGCAAGCGCGTCTATTTCGGCAACGCCAAGATTGCGACCGGCCCGATCTCGTCGAAGACGCGGTTCTACGATCCGAACGTGAAGCGCTACGAGTTCTCCGTGGACAAGGCCAAGGCGCTGCTCGACGACATGGGATTGAAGGTCGGCGCCAACGGCAAGCGGGCCGAGATCAAGTACATCGTGCCGCCCTATGGCGAGTCCTATCAGCGCGCCGGCGAGTTCTTCCGCCAGAGCTTTGCACGCGTCGGCATCGACCTCGTGCTGGTCGGCACCGACATGGCCGGCTGGGCCGAGAAGGTCGGCAACTGGGATTACGAGATGACCCAGAACCTGCTCTACCAGCTCGGCGATCCCGCGCTCGGCGTGGCGCGCACCTATATCTCGTCGAACATCAAGAAGGGTATCCTGTTCTCGAACACGCAGGGCTATTCGAACCCGGAAGTCGACAAACTGTTCGACGAAGCCGCAATCACGCTCGATGAAGCCAAGCGCCAGGAGCTCTACAGCAAGGTGCAGCAGATCCTGGTCGAGGATGTGCCGGTGGCCTGGACGCTCGAGATCGAATATCCCATCATCTACGACAAGGCGTTCAAGAACATCGTGACCACGGGCATCGGCTCGCACGAAACCTTCGGGTCGGTCTACAAATCGTGA
- a CDS encoding ABC transporter permease, translated as MTPLGSAAAIGLQAISRIAQLVAVILVIATFNFVLVRAAPGDPAQVMAGQSGASDPKLLDDLRKEYGLDKPYFVQLVSHLGRVVSLDLGYSYRQRRPVVDLILERLPATLLLTVTAFCLALLIGIALGALAGLAAGSVLDTVFTVLSLVLYATPVFWLGLMLVLVFSVTLGWLPPFGYETINVQLSPIAHALDIMKHMIMPVTSLAAIYLAIYARLMRSSIIEVAQQDFIKTARAKGLSGTRIVVGHMLRNALVPVVTVAGMQAGALVGGAVVIETVFAWPGLGRLTFEALLQRDYPVLLGIFLILSIVVIALNLLTDLVYRLIDPRMTTGAA; from the coding sequence GTGACGCCACTCGGGAGCGCAGCGGCGATCGGGCTCCAGGCGATCAGCCGTATCGCGCAGCTCGTCGCCGTGATCCTCGTCATCGCGACGTTCAACTTCGTGCTGGTGCGGGCCGCCCCCGGCGACCCGGCGCAGGTCATGGCCGGGCAATCCGGCGCGTCCGATCCAAAACTGCTCGACGATCTGCGCAAGGAGTACGGGCTCGACAAGCCGTATTTCGTCCAGCTCGTGAGCCACCTCGGCCGCGTTGTCAGCCTCGATCTCGGCTATTCCTATCGGCAGCGCCGCCCCGTCGTCGATCTGATCCTCGAACGGCTTCCGGCGACGCTGCTGCTGACGGTGACGGCGTTCTGTCTCGCGCTCCTGATCGGCATCGCGCTCGGCGCGCTGGCGGGGCTCGCGGCCGGCAGCGTGCTCGATACGGTGTTCACCGTGCTCTCGCTCGTGCTCTATGCGACGCCGGTGTTCTGGCTTGGCCTGATGCTGGTGCTGGTGTTCTCGGTGACGCTCGGCTGGCTGCCGCCGTTCGGCTACGAGACCATCAACGTCCAGCTTTCGCCGATCGCGCACGCGCTCGACATCATGAAGCACATGATCATGCCGGTCACCTCGCTGGCGGCGATCTATCTGGCGATCTACGCGCGGCTGATGCGATCCTCGATCATCGAGGTGGCGCAACAGGATTTCATCAAGACGGCGCGCGCCAAGGGCCTGTCCGGAACGCGCATCGTGGTCGGCCATATGCTGCGCAATGCGCTGGTGCCGGTCGTCACCGTCGCCGGCATGCAGGCCGGCGCGCTGGTCGGCGGCGCCGTGGTGATCGAGACGGTGTTCGCCTGGCCCGGCCTTGGCCGCTTGACGTTTGAGGCGCTGTTGCAGCGCGACTATCCGGTCCTGCTCGGCATCTTCCTGATTCTCTCCATCGTCGTGATCGCGCTCAACCTCCTGACCGACCTGGTCTACCGGCTGATCGATCCGCGCATGACTACGGGAGCGGCGTGA
- a CDS encoding ABC transporter permease: METVRAFLRHPSGMIGLVLLLIVVVVAIIAPIVFPVSPWEMVGAPFTPPGEDGLWLGGDTLGRDVAAGVAYGARVSLLIGIASALAAMAIGVVVGAISGYFGGKVDLVLMRMTELFQTIPAFVLAILLVATFNPSLLTIILTIGAVSWPPLARLTRAEFLRLRHREFVEAALCQGERTWRIVLGHILPNAISPILVVTSLTVATAILLESALSFMGLGDPNLMSWGFMIGAGRTAIRNAWWMSVFPGLAILVTVLAINLFGEGLSDVLNPRVSRRRS; encoded by the coding sequence ATGGAGACGGTGCGCGCCTTCCTGCGTCATCCCAGCGGCATGATCGGGCTCGTCCTGCTGCTGATCGTCGTTGTTGTCGCGATCATCGCGCCGATCGTGTTTCCGGTCTCGCCCTGGGAAATGGTCGGTGCGCCGTTCACGCCACCTGGCGAGGACGGGCTATGGCTCGGCGGCGATACGCTCGGCCGCGATGTCGCGGCCGGCGTCGCCTACGGCGCGCGCGTCTCGCTGCTGATCGGCATCGCATCGGCGCTCGCGGCGATGGCGATCGGCGTCGTGGTCGGCGCGATCTCAGGCTATTTCGGCGGCAAGGTCGATCTGGTGCTGATGCGGATGACGGAATTGTTCCAGACCATTCCGGCCTTCGTGCTCGCCATCCTGCTGGTCGCGACCTTCAATCCGTCTCTGCTCACGATCATCCTGACCATCGGGGCGGTGAGCTGGCCGCCGTTGGCGCGGCTGACGCGCGCGGAGTTCCTGCGCCTGCGCCATCGTGAATTCGTCGAGGCGGCGCTGTGCCAGGGCGAGCGCACCTGGCGCATCGTGCTCGGCCACATCCTGCCGAACGCGATCTCGCCGATCCTGGTCGTGACGTCACTGACGGTGGCGACCGCGATCCTGCTGGAAAGCGCGCTGTCCTTCATGGGGCTCGGCGACCCCAATTTGATGTCGTGGGGCTTCATGATCGGCGCGGGGCGCACCGCAATCCGCAATGCGTGGTGGATGAGCGTGTTTCCCGGGCTTGCCATCCTCGTCACCGTGCTGGCGATCAACCTGTTCGGCGAGGGCCTGTCCGATGTCCTCAACCCGCGCGTCTCGAGGCGCCGGTCATGA